In Synergistaceae bacterium, the DNA window GTGCGTCGAACCGTCCTCAGTGTTGAGCGGCATGGCAGCTTCTACGCTGGGGCGTGTCGACGAAGCGATGAACAGCTACGCGTACAGCGAGGCACTCTCCGTAATCTGGGAGTTCATCGGTAGGGCAAACAAGTTCATTGACGAGACGATGCCGTGGAAGCTCGCGAAGGATGAAGCTCAGGCGGAGAGACTCTCATTCGTCCTGCTGAACCTGTACGAGGCACTGAGGCTCTCGGCACTGCTGATTGCTCCGACGATGCCTGACACAGCGCGGCGAATCTGGGCACAGCTCGGCCAAGAGGGCGACCCGCTGTCGATGCAGTACGACGCGTTCACGTGGGGAGACGGCAAGGGCACGGCCATCAAGAAGGCGGAAGTACTTTTCCCGCGCATAGACATCGAGCAGTGGAAGAAGGACAGAGAGGCCGAGAAAGCCCCCGTTATCCCTGAGCCCCCGCACGAAGAGGAGATAGGCATTGAGGATTTCGGCCGTGTAGAAATGCGTGTTGCTCAGGTAACGAAGTGCGAGGAGATTCCGAAGTCCAAGAAGCTCTACAAGCTCGAGGTTGATTTGGGCTACGAGAAGCGCACGGTGTGTTCCGGCATCAAGGCATTCTTCACGACAGAAGAACTCATCGGCAAGCGCGTAATCCTCGTAACGAACCTGAAACCCGCCAAGCTGATGGGCATAGAGAGCAGGGGAATGATTCTGTGTGCGTCGGTCAAGAAGGACGGCAAGTCGGAGCAGTTGACCCTGATAACGCCGGAGAAGGATATACCGTTAGGAAGTCGGGTGAGCTGATGTGCAGGGCATAAGGAAGCGTGAAATGGACTTCCTGAGTTCAGAGGCTAATCTCTGGACGGAGCAGGAAATAATCACTGAGGAGCAGGCCGGAAAGATTCTCGCGCTGTACGAGGTCAAGGAACACAGCCTGAGGAAGATTCTGCTGATTGCGGGAGCTGTCCTTCTCGTGCTGGCGTTCGTGAGCTTCATCGCGGCACACTGGCACACTCTGGGCAAGTTCTTCCGTGTCTGCGTAATCGGAGCGGGATACCTGTTGTCGATGTGCGCATACTCATTCACGGGCAGGAGCCAGACGCGCTGGGGCAGGGCATTTCTTCTTCTGGCGAGCATAATCTTCGGGGCAGGAATTTACCTGATAACCAGAATGTACAACATCAAGCTGAGTTTCTCGGAGGTTCTGGGCTGGTGGCTTGTGGAGCTGGTGTTCACGTCGCTGTTCGCGCTGGACACGTGGCAGGTGTACTTCTCGCAGGCCGTCTCTCTGGTCTATCTGGTCTGGATAAACGCAATCGACATCTTTGCGCTTGAGTTCATAGGTACATCGAGGCTTCCTCTCTCACAGTTCTTCCTGCCTCTCGAGGGCTTCGGGCTGATAGCGGCATTGTGGGTAGTCTGCAAGCGCGTGAATGACCGCACGGCGGTGAACATCAGCATGATGCTGACGCTGCTTCTGCTGGCCTCGCGAATGAGCCTGTGTTTCGGCGGAACATGGACGCTGATAATTCTTGCGCTCGCCGGAGCAGGAGCGTCGTTCTCGAAGTTCGGTGATGCGGAGATTCTGGGGCTTCTTGTTGCGGGGCTGTGCGGGTTCGTGCTGACTTGGCCGGAAGTCTGGCGGGACGGCCTCGCGTCGTGGGGAAGCGTCCTCGCTGTCGTGAGTGCGGTGTTGACTGCGTGCGTAA includes these proteins:
- a CDS encoding DUF2157 domain-containing protein gives rise to the protein MDFLSSEANLWTEQEIITEEQAGKILALYEVKEHSLRKILLIAGAVLLVLAFVSFIAAHWHTLGKFFRVCVIGAGYLLSMCAYSFTGRSQTRWGRAFLLLASIIFGAGIYLITRMYNIKLSFSEVLGWWLVELVFTSLFALDTWQVYFSQAVSLVYLVWINAIDIFALEFIGTSRLPLSQFFLPLEGFGLIAALWVVCKRVNDRTAVNISMMLTLLLLASRMSLCFGGTWTLIILALAGAGASFSKFGDAEILGLLVAGLCGFVLTWPEVWRDGLASWGSVLAVVSAVLTACVMVVNIWRGHGVIGVVFCVMLVVRYFFDQLFGYIPKAWGFGLAGLAFLIAGIYSGRKAKEE